The Chryseobacterium sp. LJ668 genome segment AGTACAAGCTTTACATTTGAATTGCAGAGAGATTATTGGGGATCAGAAACTAATTGGAATTTAAAAAATAGCGCAGGAACTACATTATATAGTGGTGGGCCTTATACTAATACGGTTCCTAATTTTCCTGCTTTAATTACTCAGACATGGACGCTTCCTTTAAATGATTGTTATACTTTTACAATTAATGATACTGCAGGTGATGGGATCTATGATTATGACGGAGGCTACATCATAAAAAATTCGGCGGGTGTACCTGTTGTATCTGGTAATGCTTTTACATTTACTCAACAGAGAGTTTTCAAAGTGATTCCGGCTTTAGTGTTAGCAACAAATGAAGTGAAAAAAGATGTGTTTGGTATTTATCCAAACCCGGCTGATGAAGTTTTAAATATAACTAAAGTTTCAGAGAAAGCTAAATTTGAAATTCATAATGCAGTAGGGCAAATAGTTAAATCAGGAGAAATTAAAAATAATCAGGTGAGAGTTTCTGAATTGATAAAAGGAACTTATATAATTACAATTAAAGATAAAAATATATCTGAAAGTATTAAGTTTATTAAAAATTAATAAATATTTATTGAAACATAGTACCCTAAACATGATTGTTTGGGGTATTTTTATTTGTATTTTAATTTGAATTAATGTTTCGTCTCCTCAATTTTATAATTTTGAAAAAATCATTAAGCGAATGAAAATCAATATAAAGAGAATTATTGCGCTAATCATAAATAATTGAGAGATTTATATATAATATACTTAAAAAATTTCATTTTTTAAACTACATTTGTAAAACAAAAAAGTTTTATAATGAAGAATTTTACTATGTCGAAAATGATTTTAATTCTTTTTATTTCTTTGACAAATATTTTGTTTGCTCAAAAATTAGAAAATGAAAAATTGGTTTTTGGTAAAGCTTATACTATAGATGAGCTTAAAGACGCAAACGGAATCATCCGTTGCGCATCTACTGGATATGAAAAATATCTGCAGGCTGTTTATCCGGATAGAATGACTGAATCTCAGTTTGAAGCATGGATAAATCCGTTAATAGAAAATGCAAAACAGAACAAGTCTCAAAACGGAGGGATTATTACAATACCAGTTGTTGTGCACGTTATTCATTCAGGGCAGGCTTATGGAGTTGCTCCGAATATTACAGATACTCAGGTTCAGTCTCAAATCACTGTGATGAACAATGATTACAGAAAACTTACGGGAACTCCAGGATTTAATTCAAATCCTGTAGGTGCTGATGTAATGATTCAATTTGCTTTAGCTAAAGTAGATCCTTTTGGAAATCCTACTAACGGTATTGATAGAGTTAATCTTTGTTATGCAAGTTGGACACAAGCAGGTATTAACTCTTATGTTAAGCCAAAAACTATTTGGGATCCTACAAAATACATGAATATGTGGAGTGTACAGTTTGGGGGCAGTAGTTCAAACCTTTTAGGATATGCACAATTTCCTTCAAATTCAGGATTGGCTGGCTTAAATACAAATGGAGGGCTTTCTTCAACAGATGGTGTTGTAGCCAATTATGCAACATTTGGTAGTACAGATTACAATGATGGGACATTTATAATGTCAGCTCCTTATGATAAAGGAAGAACAATGACCCATGAAGTAGGACACTTTCTAGGATTAAGACATATTTGGGGTGATGCATCTTGTGGGACAGATTATTGTATTGATACACCGACTGCTCATACTGCAAATTATGTTTGTAACAAAAGTATTGTAAGTTGTGATAATCCATCAGTTTTTGAAATGGTAGAAAATTATATGGATTACACCAACGACACATGTATGAATATTTTTACTATTAACCAGAAAGACAGAATTACAGCAGTAATGAATAATTCTCCGAGAAGAGTCGAGCTAAAGACTTCAGTTGCAGATATAGCAATTCCATTATTTGCTAATGATGGTGAGGTGAAACTGGAAACCAACTGTTCTACTGCAAACTCAACTTGTGGAGGAACAGCATCAACGACCGCTAAAATATCTTTATATAATAGAGGAACGAGTAACATGACTTCCGCAGTTATTACTTTTGGTGTAGGAACTAATATACAAACTTACAACTGGGCAGGGAATTTAGCTCCGAATCGTTACGCATTAGTAGATTTGCCAATTCCTGGAACAACGCCTACTGGTACTATGACTGTTACAGTAACTACAGTTAACGGAGTGGCTGATCAGAGAGCTTCAAATAATTCTTTTAATACATATTTTGTTGGTTCAGGTGCTGTAGGTGCAGGACAAGGTACTTATACTTTCAATTTACAAAGAGATTATTATGGTACTGAGATTACTTGGGATTTGAAAAACAGTGCCGGTATAGTTCTTTATAGTGGTGGTCCATATGCAGATACTCCTACAACTGGTGCTCTTCCTGCAATTGATGCTTCTTCATGGGCTTTAACTCCCGGTTGTTACACATTCACTATTAATGACTCTTTTGGAGATGGAATTTATGATACTGGAGGGTATTATAATTTAAAAGATTCTCAGGGTAATATTGTATTCCAAGGTAGCCGATATACAACTACTCAAACAAGAGCTATAAATGTAACCGTATTAGCAACAGGTGAGACAAAATCGGATCAATTTGCTATATATCCAAATCCAGCTGATGATGTTTTAAACATTACAAAAGTTTCTGATGAAGCCAAATTTGAAATACATAATGCTGTAGGACAATTGGTAAAAACCGGTGAAATTAAATCTAATCAGGTAAAAGTTGCAGAACTTGTAAAAGGAACTTATATTATTACAATTAAAGATAAAGCTATTTCTCAAAGCATTAAATTTATCAAGAAGTAGTAAAAATATCTTAATACTTAATAAATCCTCAGGTTTTTCCTGAGGATTTTTTTATTATCAAATAATAAAAGCTTTATTTATTCAATGCCTTCAAAAAAAATAATTAAACATATCTTCAAATAACAAAAAATGATTAGATTTGTAATTAATATAAATTTAATAAAGCCTATGAGTGATTTTTTTACTTCTTTAACACATTTTCTAAACTCAGAATACGATATTGCTAATGAGAAAGAATATCTAAAACAATTCATTAACACTAATTAACAAACTTATGTGTCCATTTGGATTTAAATCTTTATAATATGAAGAAAATATTACTAATTTTTGCCTTTATATTGGCATTTTTAACTAATGCTCAGGTAAGTTCTTATAGTTTCTTGCAATCTAACGGAACTTATACACCTTTAGCAGCATCGTCTGCTACTGTTCTGGCAACTGCGACATCAGCCAATTCGCTTGATAACGCAGTATATCCGGTTACATTGCCGTTTAATGTTTCATTTAATGGAGTAAACTATTCAGCTTTGAATGTTTCTACCAATGGATTCATTACTTTCGGAACTACAGTGCCAGGAACAGCAACTTATTCTCCGATTTCAAGTACGGAAACATATGCCGGTGCGATTTCTGCATGGGGTAGAGACCTTAATGCTATAGCGAATGTTACCAGTGTTTTTGGAAATGTAAGCTGGGGCGTAGAAGGAACGGCTCCCAACAGAGAAATTGTAGTGCAATGGACTGATTTCAGACCTGCTTACACAACATCTGCGACAAATGCTTATACTTTCTCTTTTCAAATTAGATTAAGAGAAACGTCTAAAACTATTGCTGTCGTTTATAAGAGCGGATCATATCTTGCAGGTACTACAGCAATTGCTAACACAGTGCAGGTTGGTCTTAGAGGGGCTACAAATGCTGACTTTAACAATCGATTAAATTCAACGGCTCAGGCTTTCAACAGTTCTACAGCAGGTACTGCAAATACAAGTGCTCAGGCATATAATACTTCTGCTGCAACACCGGGAATGCCGGGTGACGGACTTACGTATACGTGGAGTCCTCCAAGCTGTTTTGCACCTTCAGGTTTAGTTTCTAATGCAACATCTCCTGTATCCGCAAATATTGGCTGGTCAGCACCTAGTACTGTACCTGCAAATGGATATGAATATATTGTATCTACAACCAATACAACTCCACTTCCAGCCACAGCAGGTACGCCTACAACAGCACTATCAGTTCCTGTGAATACACTTATTACAGGTACAACTTATTATTGGTGGGTAAGGTCAATTTGCTCTACTACAGATAAAAGTACATGGGTAGCAGGTCCTCCGTTTACGCCTGGTCAAATTGGTTCTGGTACAGCTTCTTCTGGAAATTTACCAATATATTCTTGCTTTGGTTATAACTACTCTCAACAGATTTATACCGCTGCTGAAGTAGGTGGTGCCATTGGTACAAACAATTTTATTACTAAAATAAGATTCTACGTAGAGTCTACCGCAACTACTCAGGCCAATTATAACCAGTGGGTAGTTTATATGGGGAATACAACACAGGCAAATTTTGCCACTACGACGAGCTGGGTTCCATTATCAGGTATGCAACAAGTGTATACCGGTACTTTACCAACCATGACTAATGGTGGTTGGGTTGAATTGAATTTAACAAGTCCTTTTGTTTGGAACGGTACTTCAAATATTGTTATAGCAGTAGATGAAAATGCATCAGGTTACTCTTGTACTCAAAACTGGGGTAATTATCCTGCTGGTACCAATAGAGGTATTCTTCAGTATAGTGATTCTGTGAATGCAGATCCAGGTGCACCTCCTACGGCTAGTGCCAGATATTCTGATATTCCAAGAGTACAACTTATTGCTATAGCACTACAGCCATGTACAACTGCTCCACCAGCTAATATTACAATGGGGCAAATTACAACAACATCCGCAAGTGTTTCTTGGACTCCAACTATTGGTGCAACATATATTCTTAGATATAGAATTGCTCCAAGTGGTCCATGGATAACAGTTCCCTTAAATACACCGCTTACAAGCAACTATACAATGGTAGGCCTTCAGGAATTAACAAGTTATGAAGTTCAGATTGCGACCATTTGTGGTGGTACTACAGGAGCCTTTTCTCCTAGTACAACCTTTACAACTCCTGCTATATCGTATTGTTCTGCTGCAGCAACAAGTGCAGATGAATATATATCAAATGTTACTGTAGCGCCTCTTGCTTTGGCAGCAATGAGCAGCACATCAGTAATGGCTACAACTGGACCTTATTATTCAGATTATACTGCAGATCCTGCAAGATTGGTTTCACTAATAAGAGGTTCTGCAAACAATAGTATTTCTGTTACAAAAGCATGGCCACCAGGAGGTACTCAGTATTCAAACGCAGTAGGTGTTTGGATTGATTTTAACAGAAATGGAATTTTTGAAACTACTGAAAGAATTCTAACTGGTCCTAGCAATGCTACAGCATTGGTAACGGGTACTTTTTCGGTGCCGACAATCGCTTCTGGACTTGTTTATACAGGAAACCTAACTACAAGGATGAGAGTGATCATCCAAGAATTTACAGATCCTAGTCCATGTGGAAGTTTTAGTTATGGAGAAGTAGAAGATTATTCAGTTAAATTTATCGATTTACTACCGTGTACTACAGCTGCACCTACTCCGATAACAGTGTCTAACCTTACATCTTCGACAGCATTCGTTTCATGGTTGCCAGCTGCAAATGCTAATTATCTTATTAGATGGAGAGAGGGAGCTACAGGCCCATGGATACCTTCTAATACAGGTTTGGCTCTTCCTGCGGGACAAAGTTATCATACGCTTACAGGTCTTACAGAACAAACTGCTTATCAGGTACAAGTTGCTACTATATGTAATGGAACTACAGGTGCCTTTGGTGCTTCGGTGAATTTCACAACTCCACCATTAACATATTGTAATATGACAGGAACAGGTACTATCGATCACATTTCAAACGTGAAAGTGACACCGGTGAATTTCCCGGTAATGGATAATACTTCTGTTCAGACTAATTATATCAGTTATAATACACCAGCAACGTTAATCAATTTAGAAATTGGATCTACTGGAAATCAAATATCAGTAAGTAAAGCTTGGACAGGAACAAACACCTTTGCTGATGCTGTTGATGTTTACATTGATTTTAACAGAGATGGAATATTTGCTGTTACTGAAAGAATCATGAATTCTGCATCAAGTACAACTACTCCTGTTACAGCTACATTTAATGTTCCTGCTACTGGTGTTTATACAGGACCTTACAATACCACAATGAGAGTTATTCTGAAACGTGGAAGTGCTCCTGTAATGTGTGCTAACGCAGATAATGGTGAAGTAGAAGATTACGCGGTTAAATTAAGACCATGTAGTAATGTTACCCCAACAAACGTAACAGTTACCAATATTACTCACGTTTCTGCTACAGTAGGATGGACGTCAGGTCTAAACAATAACGCTTTTGTGTTAGAATACAGACCAGTTACAACTCCTGCATCAGCTTGGACGGTTGTTAATGCTTCGGTTTTAGCAGGTAACCCGCCGGTACAGCTTACTGGTTTGACGCCAGCGACAATGTATGAAGTAAGGATCGCTGCAAAATGTGGAAGTGGCGGATTAGGTGCTTATACGCCTAGTAAAACATTTACTACAAGATGTGATCCTACACCTCCGAATGTTACAATAACAAATGTTACTGCGACTTCAGCAGTTGTTACCTGGAATCCTATAGTTCCTAGTGCAACATATATCATCAGATACAGACCAGTAGGTACTGCAACATGGATTTCTGTAACAGCTCCGGCGCCACCAGCAAACTCTGTTACACTTACAGGATTAACATCTTTTGTAACATATGAAGTGCAAGTTGCTAATATCTGTGTAGGTGAAACGACTCCAAATCCATGGTCAAATCCTCAGGTGTTCACAACAGTAAGAATTTGTGAAATACCACCTCCGGGATTAACTATTACTACATTGACGCCAACAAGTGCAGAAGTTACTTGGAGTGCATATACAGGTCCGGGAGCTACTGGTAGTTATATCTTAAGATATAGAAAAGTAGGTATTCCTAGCTGGACAAACATTCCGGTGAATGTAAATACGTACACGATCACAGGATTGTTAGAATTAACGAAGTATGAAATGCAGGTAGCAAACGTTTGTACAGGAACACCTGGAAACTTTACGCCTCCTTACTTCTTTACTACACCGACAATTGTATATTGTCAAATGTCATCAACAAGTTCTGCAGCAGGATTTATTGAAAAAGTGACGGCCAAACCTACTGGTAAACCTGAAATGATTAATGAGTCTCTTGGATCTACCTATACTGATTATACTGGCTTTACAGGAGTTCCGGTGAAATATATTGAAATGATTCAGGGTTCTTCAGGAAATCAGATTACAATTGACAAAAACTTAGGCTCAGGTACAAGTGCAGGAGTTGCAGTTTGGATCGATTTTAACAGAAACGGGTATTTCGACATCAATGAAAGAGTTCTTGCAGACGGACCAAATACCAACCCTACTGCCAGCGCAACATTCAGTGTACCTGCTGATGCATTTGTAAGCATGACAGATTACAAGTATGTAACGATGAGAGTTGCAATGCAGAAAGATGGAATTCCGGTAAACTGTTTAAGCTTTGCCGATGGTGAGGTTGAAGACTATACAATTAGAATTTCTAAACTTGGTGTACCAAACGCAGTTAACCAAACAGAAATATTGATTTATCCGAATCCGGTTAGCACAGTTTTAAACGTAAAAAATATCAGCAAAAAGGCGAATTATAAAATTTACAGTGCAGCAGGACAAGTGGTATCAAGCGGGCTTATCTTAAATAATAAGATTGATGTCAGCAAATTAATTAACGGATTATATGTGATCGACATAGAAGATGTTAAAGGTACTGTACAGAAGAAATTTATTAAAGAATAATTAAATACTTATAAATAACAGAATAAGCTCTCAGAAATGAGAGCTTATTTTTATATAAATTCGACAAACATTAAGAAAACCGCTGATCAATCAGCGGTTTTCTTAATTAAAATTATTCAATTTCAAAGATGATTTTCTCAGTCTGCTCCTCAAGATCATCAAGACTGGTATTATTGTAGATGACAAAATCTGCCTGTTTTATTTTGTCTTTTTCCGGCATCTGATTACTCATAATAGTTTCAACTTCACGGTAGGTTTTTCCGTCCCTGTCCATAACCCTTTTTATTCTGATGTTGTCTTCTGAAGTTACTAAAAGTGATTTGTAGCATTGAAGATGAAGTTTCAGTTCAAACAATAATGCTGTTTCTTTAAAGACTAAATATTTTGTTTGTTTAGAAACCCAGTTTTCAAAGTCCAATCGTACTGCCGGATGGATAATTTCATTGAGCTTATGTAATAAATCAGTATCAGTAAAGACTCTTTCCCCAACAAATTTTCTATTATACAGCCCATTTTCATCATAAGAATCCGGGCCTAGTAGTTCCTTAATTTTATTCTTCAAATCTTCATTGTCATTTACAATCGTCTTAGCTCTTTCATCTGAATAATAAACAGGAAAACCACAGTTTTCAATATAGTGAGCAACAGTCGTCTTACCCGAACCAATACCTCCTGTAAGACCGATTATTTTTGAAGCAGAATCGGGTTCTGCTTTTGGGGTTTCTGTAAGTAATTCGTCCATAATTAGTAACCAAAAACTTCATTAAAGCTGTATGTTTCATCCAGACGCACTCCTTTTTCAGTCATTTTAAGGCTGGCCAATTCATTATAAGCGTCGTGCTCAAAGAACAGTAAATAGTCATTATCAATGCATTGTTTTAAAAACTTAGCTTTTTCTTCTACGGTTAAAAGAGGTCTTGTATCGTACCCCATTACGTAAACCTGAGGTATATGACCAGCAGTGGGGATCAGATCAGCGGCAAAAACAATTGTTTTTTCCTGATACTGAATTACAGGAAGCATTTGTTTTTCGGTAT includes the following:
- a CDS encoding M43 family zinc metalloprotease; protein product: MKNFTMSKMILILFISLTNILFAQKLENEKLVFGKAYTIDELKDANGIIRCASTGYEKYLQAVYPDRMTESQFEAWINPLIENAKQNKSQNGGIITIPVVVHVIHSGQAYGVAPNITDTQVQSQITVMNNDYRKLTGTPGFNSNPVGADVMIQFALAKVDPFGNPTNGIDRVNLCYASWTQAGINSYVKPKTIWDPTKYMNMWSVQFGGSSSNLLGYAQFPSNSGLAGLNTNGGLSSTDGVVANYATFGSTDYNDGTFIMSAPYDKGRTMTHEVGHFLGLRHIWGDASCGTDYCIDTPTAHTANYVCNKSIVSCDNPSVFEMVENYMDYTNDTCMNIFTINQKDRITAVMNNSPRRVELKTSVADIAIPLFANDGEVKLETNCSTANSTCGGTASTTAKISLYNRGTSNMTSAVITFGVGTNIQTYNWAGNLAPNRYALVDLPIPGTTPTGTMTVTVTTVNGVADQRASNNSFNTYFVGSGAVGAGQGTYTFNLQRDYYGTEITWDLKNSAGIVLYSGGPYADTPTTGALPAIDASSWALTPGCYTFTINDSFGDGIYDTGGYYNLKDSQGNIVFQGSRYTTTQTRAINVTVLATGETKSDQFAIYPNPADDVLNITKVSDEAKFEIHNAVGQLVKTGEIKSNQVKVAELVKGTYIITIKDKAISQSIKFIKK
- a CDS encoding fibronectin type III domain-containing protein, translated to MKKILLIFAFILAFLTNAQVSSYSFLQSNGTYTPLAASSATVLATATSANSLDNAVYPVTLPFNVSFNGVNYSALNVSTNGFITFGTTVPGTATYSPISSTETYAGAISAWGRDLNAIANVTSVFGNVSWGVEGTAPNREIVVQWTDFRPAYTTSATNAYTFSFQIRLRETSKTIAVVYKSGSYLAGTTAIANTVQVGLRGATNADFNNRLNSTAQAFNSSTAGTANTSAQAYNTSAATPGMPGDGLTYTWSPPSCFAPSGLVSNATSPVSANIGWSAPSTVPANGYEYIVSTTNTTPLPATAGTPTTALSVPVNTLITGTTYYWWVRSICSTTDKSTWVAGPPFTPGQIGSGTASSGNLPIYSCFGYNYSQQIYTAAEVGGAIGTNNFITKIRFYVESTATTQANYNQWVVYMGNTTQANFATTTSWVPLSGMQQVYTGTLPTMTNGGWVELNLTSPFVWNGTSNIVIAVDENASGYSCTQNWGNYPAGTNRGILQYSDSVNADPGAPPTASARYSDIPRVQLIAIALQPCTTAPPANITMGQITTTSASVSWTPTIGATYILRYRIAPSGPWITVPLNTPLTSNYTMVGLQELTSYEVQIATICGGTTGAFSPSTTFTTPAISYCSAAATSADEYISNVTVAPLALAAMSSTSVMATTGPYYSDYTADPARLVSLIRGSANNSISVTKAWPPGGTQYSNAVGVWIDFNRNGIFETTERILTGPSNATALVTGTFSVPTIASGLVYTGNLTTRMRVIIQEFTDPSPCGSFSYGEVEDYSVKFIDLLPCTTAAPTPITVSNLTSSTAFVSWLPAANANYLIRWREGATGPWIPSNTGLALPAGQSYHTLTGLTEQTAYQVQVATICNGTTGAFGASVNFTTPPLTYCNMTGTGTIDHISNVKVTPVNFPVMDNTSVQTNYISYNTPATLINLEIGSTGNQISVSKAWTGTNTFADAVDVYIDFNRDGIFAVTERIMNSASSTTTPVTATFNVPATGVYTGPYNTTMRVILKRGSAPVMCANADNGEVEDYAVKLRPCSNVTPTNVTVTNITHVSATVGWTSGLNNNAFVLEYRPVTTPASAWTVVNASVLAGNPPVQLTGLTPATMYEVRIAAKCGSGGLGAYTPSKTFTTRCDPTPPNVTITNVTATSAVVTWNPIVPSATYIIRYRPVGTATWISVTAPAPPANSVTLTGLTSFVTYEVQVANICVGETTPNPWSNPQVFTTVRICEIPPPGLTITTLTPTSAEVTWSAYTGPGATGSYILRYRKVGIPSWTNIPVNVNTYTITGLLELTKYEMQVANVCTGTPGNFTPPYFFTTPTIVYCQMSSTSSAAGFIEKVTAKPTGKPEMINESLGSTYTDYTGFTGVPVKYIEMIQGSSGNQITIDKNLGSGTSAGVAVWIDFNRNGYFDINERVLADGPNTNPTASATFSVPADAFVSMTDYKYVTMRVAMQKDGIPVNCLSFADGEVEDYTIRISKLGVPNAVNQTEILIYPNPVSTVLNVKNISKKANYKIYSAAGQVVSSGLILNNKIDVSKLINGLYVIDIEDVKGTVQKKFIKE
- the coaE gene encoding dephospho-CoA kinase (Dephospho-CoA kinase (CoaE) performs the final step in coenzyme A biosynthesis.), encoding MDELLTETPKAEPDSASKIIGLTGGIGSGKTTVAHYIENCGFPVYYSDERAKTIVNDNEDLKNKIKELLGPDSYDENGLYNRKFVGERVFTDTDLLHKLNEIIHPAVRLDFENWVSKQTKYLVFKETALLFELKLHLQCYKSLLVTSEDNIRIKRVMDRDGKTYREVETIMSNQMPEKDKIKQADFVIYNNTSLDDLEEQTEKIIFEIE